CGCGCGAGATTGAGGAAGCCGTCCGCCAGTTCCAGTGCATTGGTGGCGTGCGTGGCAATACGCTCGAGCAGCGGCGTGAGCGTCCCGTGTTCCGCGCGATAGAGTTCGAGCAGGGCCAGAATGGACGTTTGCGGCGAGCGCATGTCATGCGAGAGAAAATCCATCGCATCGTCGCGCTGGCGCAGACTAATATAGGATGCCGAATGATATCGGATTCGCGCGATCAGCTCGATCGAGTCGGGTAGTTTGACCAGGTAATCATTAGCGCCGGCAACGAATGCTGCGCTTTTTACCGTAGGCTGTTCCCGCGAAGACAGCACGATAACCGGGACGTTCGCCGTGACGGGATGAGTGCGATAGCTGCGCACGATATCCAGCCCATCTATGCCTGGCATGATGAGATCCTGAAGGATTACCGTGGGCTTTATCCGGCACGCCGTGGAGAGGGCTTCGCGTCCCTCGGTGCAGACATGGAGAAGGATGCCGGTCTCGTTCTCGAGGGCGCGTCTTATCACCTCTCCAACAATCGGTTGATCGTCGACCAATAGTACGGTTGCGACAGGGACGATTGGAGTCTGAAGTGTATTCATGGTGACGATAGGCGATCGGAAGAACCCGAGCGCGGTCCAGATCGAACGTTCGGGAAGGGAACGCGTCGATGTCCAGGCTAGTCTGGTTATATTTCGCGGCGGAGAGCCCAGTGTAAGGGCAACGAA
The sequence above is drawn from the Paraburkholderia phenazinium genome and encodes:
- a CDS encoding hybrid sensor histidine kinase/response regulator; its protein translation is MNTLQTPIVPVATVLLVDDQPIVGEVIRRALENETGILLHVCTEGREALSTACRIKPTVILQDLIMPGIDGLDIVRSYRTHPVTANVPVIVLSSREQPTVKSAAFVAGANDYLVKLPDSIELIARIRYHSASYISLRQRDDAMDFLSHDMRSPQTSILALLELYRAEHGTLTPLLERIATHATNALELADGFLNLARAQSESRQFEIVNLNEILIVAVDQLYEKAVAKGCRISIEAPDTSLVCLADSLLLTRLVTNLLDNALKYGPRDATVRCILADTREGLLIGVEDEGTGIPARETDRVAERFVRLPSGVINEASGFGLGLAFVNFTATKHRGRVIMSRTERGFMIGALLPKAEQLPRSLGAR